TCACTGACCCTGTAACCAAAATaccaggtatcaggtctgtgtgaacgATTCTATACTTTTTTTGCAGGGAAATTCATTAACACTTCCATTGTTTAATACCTCCCTGATTTGAAATGCAAAAAGCCTGCATGGATaaacaacacccacccaccctTCTCCCCTACCAATTTGCCAGTTACCCACTGCTATGTATAAAAGGGATATACCATACAAAAAAGTGGTAAATAAGGGGCTGTTTGAAAGGGAGTCATATAAACATTgccttatatatattttttacaggtTGCATAATATACCACATATTCTGTCTGAAATGGGTATGCTATGGTATTCTATGGAAACATACATCAAAAGGCTCAACTACATTGTTCAAAAATACgtgttttaataaataagtttaaaaaaaatgtacattggACAGAGTTGAAAGACTTGCTTATAAGTCAAATCTGGAAAAATCCATGCAGCGTACTTCAAGAACGTATTCTAAATTGCATTGGTCCCTTTACAAGCTGAATATACATACAGGTAGGCCTATGTACAATTCGAAACATTTATATATACTTCTATTTTGAGATTTTACAAACAGAACGAAATATAATTTCCCCAAAAAGATAAAATATGTTTTTTCCTACTATCATCACCATTCCGACATTAAAACAACGTGATAATGCGCCAGCAGTAGACACGAGAAGAGTCTTACAACACTGTCTGAGTATGTAACTTTTCAGGGTTATCTTCACTCCTTCTCACACTGTTCCAAGTGTTAGGTAATTGCACTCAAAGCACTCCAGGAGAGTTGTGCGCCACATTATACCTCTTGGCCATGTTTCTGAGGTTCGTGGGTTCTTCAAATAGATCCTTTGGTGTCTTCATACTTTGTAGAAGTAAACAGTCTATCAGGGGAAGAAAGAAAACGTCAAAATGTTAGCGCCAATTACCAATATTACAGATTGCAATGCATATACGTTATCAAGCAACAGGATTATTACTAATGCATTACATGCATAGCTTTATTGCACTTAATTCCTGAAAGAGAGTGTATAGGCTAGCCATGACACAGTGCGTTGCCTATTGGCCTTAAGGGTGGCACACGATCACTGGCATGGGAAGTCATCAATTAATGATTTGGCCCTGAGTGAAACCATATGTCAACAACGGAAAGGGATTTCATTTTAAATGTGATGCATAAACCACAGTGGCCTATGTAATTGCATCACTGGAAAATATATGAGCAGGCCAAACAGACTTAAGGGATATGAGCACCTGTCAGTTTTAGGATGTTTTCATTTATATGGATGAGTGAATATTGAAATATTTATGCAGTAATATTATTCATAATGTAGCCTATGTAAATGCACATTTCTAAATTCATAGTAGTCTACTACTAAGATTACAGTTCCTTGCTGTGATTTACGAGGCAAAGCTTAAATGCAGCAATTATGTTTGTAGGCCTATTCGATTTTAGATGGCCGTTTTGTTTCTTGAATTCGTTTAGTAAATATTAGTAGACTACAATTTGATATTCAGATATTTTGGGGTTAAATACATTTGGATTTGTTTGATTTAGTTGAAGAAAAACCAGCAATGCTGATTACATGATCAAATAGCACAATGCACGTGTCACTAGTATAATTACGAGTAGACTAATATAGGCCTCATGATTTCAGCCGCATACATTGTCGATATTTATTTTATAATGTCGTTTAACGATAACAAATACATTTTAAGACGAGCTTTCTCACTTACTTTTCTTTGCCATTCCACACAGACTAATGAAACCCAAAACAGCAGAATTGGATACGGAAAAGACGTCAGGTTTAGTTCGAGAAAGGCCACCTTTAAATGTACAGTGCGCAAATCaccatagtgtagtttatttgtCCTCTTTACAGAAGATCTGTTTTATACGAGTGGGCGGTGTGTAAACTTCATGGTACCAGTCCATGGGAACTAAACAAACCAAAATCAGGCTTTATTTAACTGTAAATGTTTCTTTCACGGAATAAATGTTTAACTTCTGTTCCAAGACATCAATAACCTACTTACAATTGGTGGGCTACTATTCAGAGCATAAATACTATTTTGGCCGGTAGCTAATCTGTTAAAAAGACGTATAGCTAATATGTTAAAAAGATGTAGGCATATTAAGAATTTTCCTCTATTTGTTTTGTAGCAGCCTACATTTGTTTTAACATATTGGCCTATGCAAATTGCAAGGCTCTCCACTGTACAAAACTGTACATTAGAATTAGACTAGGCTACTACAATTAAATTAGGCCTAAGCCAATGGCACTAGACAAGAAAACAAATGCACTATCAGATGGTTTTGTAGCATGCATAAATGAGTTTCAATGGCTTGCTTCACAGCTCAAAGACGCACAGTGGTTGGGTAACGCTGTGCAGCGATAAGGGGAGTAGAAACTCTCAAAAGACCGTATCCATTTTTGACTTGCCGCCAGTATACCCACTATGCCCAATGCTCTCGCATCTTTAATACAACGCTGGTTTGAACTCTCCGGCCCAAGTCGAGCGTTGCTATTCCTGCCGTCTCCATACAGGAAAGCGCTCCATTGTGAATGTGAATTACCCGTGGTTGGTGGTAGGCTGTTCAAGGCTGCTGCGTTTTGATGCGGCCTACCCCTCTATCTGCCATAGGCCTCAGAGGCCTCGCATCTTAAAAAGTCGTTAAAAACGGACAAGGATTAAATGCTTGACTGACATTTGACTGCAGAGTTTATTGTGTTTTCGAcctgtcatgccactcacagcaAGAAACAACCCTGACGTTTCAACCATTTCACTCCCCCCAGTGTCAGTGAAGCATATTTTATAGTCGTCTTTGGTTGCTACCTCAGTGTTTGGCAAATAAAACATGTTCCAAAAACATTATTTTGGCTACATTCAGAACACCAACTTCCCATGTCTATAATCAAACAGCATCCATATTCTCATTGTAAATTAAGTGTTCAACGACCCTCACTAACATTTCAGAAGGGCTATTTTCTTCTTCTCACTTAGCAGTGGTGTTGTCAGGCAATGCTGATGGAGAACTTGTCTAACTGTGTATTAACCTGGCTCGTGCTCAGGTCATCCACATGCGCTTCTGCGCGCCAGACCCCAAGTGCGCGCGTACTGGTGAAATGTTTGCAAGTTGCAGATGCCATGACATGGATGTTAAAGAATGTTATTTGTATAAGGCTACCCAGATGACTATCATGAACATTAACTGAGTAATTGGATAAGCTACACTTATTTCATTCCTAATTCACTCTAGTAAAGGGGAAATTGTTTCGCTTTCAGATCATTTGTGCAATAGTTGACCTGACGCTGACTTTTCACTAAAGCCTCAACATATTTTTTCAGGATCATTAACAACCTACAAACTATGTCAGGTTCTTATGTTTGCCCTAAGATGCCCTACTCTTATGTTCACGGCCTTTATGCATAATAGCCTACTACTAATAACAATAATTTCGGACTAGCAAAATGTTTTCTTTCTTGTTTTCGCATGAGAGGTAACGCTGATATAGTACCACCTACCGCTTTGGCATTGAGTGAAGGGCTTTGGATGCTAATGAGATGCAGACATTGACCACGCGCCCTCCATCCGCCACACGGAGAAAGCGTAACTGAGTCTCTCGTGCGCAACATAGCTGCAGCTCGACATCTTGTTGTCCATCTCGTCGCTTTGTAGCACCTGATAGAGGAAGTCTATGTATCTGGAGGCCAGTTTTAGTGTCTGGATCTTGCTCAGTTTATCCGAGGGTAGCGTGGGGATGATTTTGCGTAAAGACGAGAAGGCTTCGTTGAGCGACTGTGTCCTTTGCCTCTCCCTGACGTTGGCCAGGCACCGCTGGTTCTGCAACTCCTCGTAGGACTGAGTGCTGCTGCTCGGACTCGGTTTTTTGCCCGGTTTCACGTTACCCGGACAGCTGTCCTCGCTCGACTTTTTACTGTGTCTCCTCTTCCTTCCAAATCTTTTCTGTTGCCTGTCCAACTCATCCTCACTGGTCAGTAGGCTATCCATTGGGGAGACGGGAGAACTTGAGCCCTCTTCCATTTCTCGTTAAAAGAAATGCAAGGATAGCAAAGAAAAAACGGTCTCCACTTTTGAAACTGTGGTTACAAAATATATCAGAATATGCCGACACCTACAGAAAGAAGTTTTAAAGAATGTCTTACTCTAAGAATATTATTTTCTCACCGTTTTGGGAGTAGGATACTTTCAAACCTACGCTTGAGATAGTCCTTCTCTCGCAGGAAGTTTTTCCCCAATTTTTTAGGGGGAAACTTTATCCCAGTTTCAGATGCTAAATAGTTGTCTAGTGAAGAGGGAGGCAGTATCGGGCTCTGATTGGCCAGCTAATAAACAGGAGGGACCAGTCTTATGTTACACTCCATAGCTATATTATAGCAGCCCAGGACCTCAGAACAGAATCATGTCAAAACAATCAAATATGAATGACAAAAGTAACAATAagacctattattattatttgtaataaTTCATGTTCTAGCCTACCTCTTCCATAATTGGTATGAAATAGACAATAACTAATAGaccctttaaaaaaaatcaaCAAATATAGCATGATTATTAGGCCTTTAATAAATGCATGATTCATATTATGAAGTGTGTTGTTTTATAATTTGATAATCATAAACAATACCCATTTAATCCCGTATTGACTATTTTAGTACAATAGCGACATCTTCATGatgaatataatacatgataaatATAAGCCAATGTAATAACCAAAATATAAATAGGCTGGGCCTATATGTAATCTGAAAAATCTATATAGTTGCGGTCTCTCTACTATGCGTCTTAGTAGGCCTAATAGCCTACTGTGCATTTATAAAATGAAATTCCTATTTTATTCTAGTCTATAAATTCAGTAAACATTTTGTTAGTGAGCGTAGTTTTAACATACCGTATTGTAATACATAAAAAATACCTACCCTATGCAGACAGGGGGATATATATATACTCTTGTTCCCTAATCTAATCAAATGTCGGTATGCTTTCCCAGTTTTCATAATGTGGAAGTCAAACAGGAAGAAAGCTTAAACTAACCGAAAAGTTCTCATGTTTCTCTGGATGCCTCCAGCATGCGTTTTGTCAAAGTTCCACCTCCTGATGTGTGATGTCATGTTTTCTACACATAACAGTGCGCAGTTGGCTCGTATTAACGGCCCCATTCTCCAACAGTGTGTGATTTCTCGAATTGCCTGCGGCCAAAATGCTCCGTTTTTCCGAGTCAGCTGACGTCTACATTTAACATTGGAGTAAAATCCCACTGTGTATGTGTTTTACCTTTATCTAAAATGATCTGTAGTATTTAGATATAATTAATGGAAATCCTTCCTCATAGTTAAATACTGGCATGGGTTAAATTCCTTGGAAGAATATGTGAAGGAATGTAATAAATAACAAGTGAGAAAATTCACCCAGATGGAAGATTTTATTTTGTGCAATTTTATTCTTATAAATTCTATGAACTCAAATACTGTACCTCGATATCTGtttaaaattaactttataaACAACACTTGAAAATGCGTTTTACAGCATCCCGGTAGACCAATATAAGCCTACTGTCAAaatagttacagtgccttcagaaattataacatatcccttgacttattccacatgttgatgtgttacagcctgaattcagctTTTCACACCTGGCTTGTACAATATTTTAAAATTGTTATTTAAAAATTctacaagctctgtcaagttggttgttgatcattgctatacagctttttcaagtcttgcaatagatttcacgccaatttaagtaaaaactgtaactaggccactcgggaacattcaatgtcttcttggtaagcaactccagtgtatatttggccttatgCTTTacgttattgttctgctgaaaggtgaattcatctcccagtgtctgttggaatgcagactgaaccaggttttcctctaggattttgcctgtgcctaGCTATATTACGTTTCTTTtcatcctaaaaaaactccctagtccttgcagatgacaaacatacccataacaggatgcagctaccaccatgcttgaaaatatgaagagtgatactcattgatgtgttgtgttggatttgcccctaacataatgctttgtattcaggacacaaagttaatttctttgacacatcttttgcagttttactttagtgccttattgcaaacaggatggatgttttggaatatatttcttctgtacatgcttccttcctttcactctgtcaatt
The DNA window shown above is from Salmo salar chromosome ssa25, Ssal_v3.1, whole genome shotgun sequence and carries:
- the LOC106586121 gene encoding twist-related protein 2; its protein translation is MEEGSSSPVSPMDSLLTSEDELDRQQKRFGRKRRHSKKSSEDSCPGNVKPGKKPSPSSSTQSYEELQNQRCLANVRERQRTQSLNEAFSSLRKIIPTLPSDKLSKIQTLKLASRYIDFLYQVLQSDEMDNKMSSCSYVAHERLSYAFSVWRMEGAWSMSASH